GGCAGGCCACGCCACAGTTTATTACCTAACGACTACCACGCTGGCGGTTATAATCGGGATGGTTTTGGTGAGCATCATACATCCGGGACGAAGTTACTTTGATTTGAGATCAGCAGATGACGTAGAAATTGCCCCATCTTTAGACAGCTTCCTGGACTTGCTAAGGTGATACCGTAAATTAGCCTACTACAATAGTAGGCCTAGTCTATTACAGGCAAGCTAGGCATTGGTGATAACTAAGCTGCTCCGCGGTCAACAAACTATCCTAAAAACTTCGGAATACATTCAAAGTGGTTGTCTTTGAAAGCTAAAGTTCTTAATTAAGTTTGATTAATGCTAACTAACTTTTCTCCGTTTAGAAATATCTTCCCCGACAATATCATAGGAGCATGCACAGCAATGGTAAGCATGGTGAATAAATCCATAAGAATGGGGCTACCGTGACATAAGAATGGGGCTAGTGTAACAGCATTACACTGAATAGTAATTGCTCAGATCTTGTTTATTCTTTGCAATTGTGACGTTCAAAGTTATTCCAAGGTTCAAACTAGAACAAGGAAAATCGCATCACCAGTAAATTCTACGTCATATCCTGTACGTCATAACAGTTCTTTTCTTGAAAACGTTACTTTGGTCAAGACTCTGGAGGTCGTCCCCAATACGAATGTGTTGGGTAATTAACAAACCAAACTcttgaaagaaaagcaaaacgGTTGTATGTCTGATTACCCAAATTGTATGATCATTTGTCTTTTTAGGCCTCTTGGTCTTCAGCATGTCATTTGCGGTCACTTTGTCAAGCATTGGGAGACAAGGAAAACCAGTAAAGGAATTCTTTTACATACTCAACAAAATCTTTATGAAAATGATTAGGGTGGTCATATGGTATGTATTGTGCGACTAGCAAACACACGTAAACTAGAGACATTATGGTAGACTAGATCTACGATAGTGATTTGAATAACACGAAGTGCCTTTCATGACGTTAAACTACAGAAACTTTATGGATTTGTACCTTTAGGTACTCACCAATTGGTATTGGCAGTTTAATAGCGGGAAACGTTCTTAGAATGGAGACAACATTTGGTTTCATCGAAACCATTGGTTGGTACATGGTGAGTAGGCCTAAGTTAAGCAATAACCTACTGTTGTGTATTGTATTGTCtatttttcgtcattaacTTTGTGTGGAGCGAAAGTTACGGCGCTAACCGTTATAGtcatagcacaataaaacacagcATACTCACGAAgaattaacgagcaggaaaaagtggcaaagcccaagggcttaaaacatgtaaGATACCAATAATAGAATTTTACTATAAGATGACAgtttagcatggccaccaaaccgacaaaataattcttaagtttaattttatttaaggaCAAAGTAGCACAAAGAAAGACACAACTACACTTTTGGAAGATATAGAGGACATGTTCCCTAACATTAAATGCACGGATATTAACAGCTGAAATAGACATATAAAGTGACATGGTtagattaaaatgacaatgaatATCTAAAGTGCACAACAAATGGATGGTTAAAAAAACGCACAAAAGAAACTCCACCCTGGTAAACTGTGGTAAACTAACTTCTCTCTTAATCGGTTTCTGGGATAACACCAAAgctttttgaataaaattgtaCGTATTTGTCGTACGTTGTgcattttacttatttttgttaaattacgTTTCCAGGGAACTGTTTTGATTGGTCTATTAATTCATTGCGTCATTGTTCTTCCCGCCATATTTTACATCATAACACGAAACAACCCATTTCGGATTTACAAGGGAGTCTTCCAGGCCTGGTTAACCGCCTTAGGAACAGCATCGAGGTAAACTGAAtgttaaaagtttgaaattggAAAGCTGTTTTCTTAATGAATGCCAGTGGTTCAAGGCCGCCGATGCCAATGCATTTGTTTGTCTACAACAAATGGTCACCAAAGCTGAAAtgtaatataattataatagtACCTGTGCACATTGAGGTGCAAGTGAAGATGTATTGATATAGTATTTGTTGCAGCGCCGCCACCCTCCCAGTGACGATGATGTGCGCAGAAAGGAATCTGAATATTGACAAAAGAGTAACTAGGTTCGTGTTACCACTAGGTGCGACTATGAACATGGATGGAACTGCATTGTTAGAGGCGGTGGCGGCAGTTACCATCGCCCAGATGTGTCAGATTGACTTGAACACCGGTCAGCTGGTAACAATTAGGTAAGTGGATCCGTGAAATGCATAAAGACATAGAAGACCTTCCATGACGTGAGACCTAGTCATAGCCTTTATATGATTCTTCATGTGATTCTACGATTTTACCTAGGTTACATTCGATTTAACATTTAAACTTCATAGCGCGGTTACCGCTTATAGGTTTATCAAACATATGAGAGAGTAACaagtttacaaaatcattGGATATCTACTTGTCAGCACCTGCAACGATAACTTGCATGCGTTTTAGTGTTACAGCTACTTTAGCCAGCACTGGAGCCGCTGCTATACCGGGAGCCGGTCTGATGGCTGTTTTGCTAATTCTCTCAGCCGCTGGCATCCCATCGGAAGGCATCGCAGTGTTATGGTCAGTCGACTGGATCTTGTAAGTTTCCTTTATATGATGTCAGTTGTAAAGTCATTTTCGATGACGTAATTGTGCCGTCGTTGTTGAAACGCTTTTTCAAGGGACCGGCTTCGAACCTCAGTTAACATACTGGGTGACTGCATTGGGGCCGCGATCGTTGACCATCTTTACAAAAGTAGAACAAAGAAAATCCAGAAACATACCGAAATAGTTTCACTTAAGGGGAACTCCAGTCATCTTTCCTACTCTGATGATATTGAAGCTGTTGCAGCTGAACAAAATTGATTGCTCTTGTATTTTGTAGCAAAACTAGTATATTATGTATTGTTTTTTTGACTGTTAAATGGACTATTGTAAAAATTAGTTTCTATCCTATCCGGAATCTCAGCTTCAGGTCATTTTATTGGCCAATAAAGCAACATAAGTCGACTCAGTAGTGTAACTTTGGTAAAGATATTACTATATGTTACAAAGCCTTACTTCGTAACCGGGGCTAATCACCATCACCAGGTTCAAGTGTAGCAAAAGTTTTCTGTCAGTCTGAGAATAAGACATCTTACTACCCAATTCACATCAAGCTCACAGCTGTCTATAATTACCATTATAGTCCCAAGCATATTGTGGTTGGTACACTATGGCGATTATCACCAACTTTCAAAGTACAACAAAGAAATTTCGAATGCTTCTGTGATGGTAGCACGAGACAGTAGCTTTTTTAAGTccaaaacatacaaaacaaattttaaacctCACTGACTGCGTATTCAAGTGtttggaaaaatttatttcaaacttgcTATGCACAAGCTGCGTATACACGCAAGTGGCAGGTAGAGTTAGTTTTAAATAAAGTGCATTTACCAATAAActcacaaaatgaaatgtacACAATTATCTAACATATATAAATGCACAAAAGAAATACTGGAAAATGGAAAAGCTGtttggaaaaatgaaaatgacttCAATATTGTAATAACAATGGCAATGTATTATGTAGGTAAGCAGTTTACGATGCAGATACAAACTAAAATCTAACAAATGTTGACTCAGCTTGTTCAATTGGAAATATATTGGTGCAAAGATCAAGACAGGTAGAAAACAGCAGTATATACATAGACTAGAGTTAAAAAAGTGAATACTGTACATACATACAAATGTGAATATATAGAAAGTCATCATGTGTTGCATGGAGTCGTAATACCTTAAAATCAAGGGCAATACTTTaggtaaattaaaaaagattatagcggtaaaaaataaaatatttgaagtatGGAAGATCaaaatttaatacaaaaactGCATCATTATGAAGATCTACTACAGAATATTGAAGAAGCTGACAAATTTATTCTTACAGTCTATCACAAAACTTGCATAATTCAGTTGACACCGACAGCTAATATGAAGAAATGTATTGGCTTGtttgtaaatgataaaaaaaccTAGAAAATAGAGCGGTGTGAGAATAGACTTAATCGCAAGGGCTGATCAAAGCACCGTACTATTATACCTTGCACCATCTTCATAACTTGTCAGCAAGGGGGTGGTAACAGTAGAAGTTGTTGAACAACCATCTGAACTGCTAAGTGAAATGGTAGatgctttgtttaaatttgataAAGCATCGAACAGATACTGTATTTCTGTCTTAGGTATTATATCTGGGTCTTTTCCAGTGGTCTGATGAAAGAACTTTTCGAAATCCTGTCCCATTTCATAGCCAATGATCTTGCTTCTATGTTGCTTGATAATATCCGGAATGGAATTCTCATTTCTACTTCCAAAATAGATATAAGAAAAAGCACACTTTCTTGCCCACTGTAATGATGTTCTCTGACaatcatttttaaacttgGTTAAACCCAACATAAATGGATCTTTTTCAGCATCGGCTGTGTAGTCATCACAGGGCTTGTTTGCAGGAGGCGTACACACCAGTACAAtgttttcacaatttttgttgttgtcgAACCACTGAATCGAGTCTCCCATAGTTGACATGTTCCAGAGATTAAACGAAACCTTGAGTCCTCCATGTGCTTTCAGCATGCTTGCTATACATGAGCAAATATCAAAGTGCAAAGGATTTTTCTCTGACTGGAACACAAGTAACATTACTGACTTATAACCAAGAACATCATTTGATTTTTCGTATcttttcttcacaaaagcaCAAGCAAGAATAATGACTACAATGACAAAGAATAGGCCAACAATGGCCACAATAATGATGACGGTTGGTGATTCTGGTTTATTGTAGGGTTTTTGAGGATTGATATTTTCAATGTCATAATAGTCTTCAATTCCACTATTATCATAATCATCGTATCTTTCTTCTGGTTCAGCACAGTATGCTGTTTTGGACATATCTTTGTGATAACATTCGGGAATGTAAATCTTTCTGCGTACATACAACGGCTCCCCTTGAACATAAAATAAGGGCATTGTCATTAATCGCATGGTATAAATGGAACCAGGAATTATTTCTTCGTTCTCGGCCATCCCAAAACAAGCGTAATTGAAAAAAGCTGTGGCTGCACTTGCCCCAGAATCGAAAGTAAATTTCATCTGAAACGAACTTGAACCCAACTTTCTCATTGTCAAATAGTAGCCAGTGATATTTCTTCCAATTTCGTTTCCATCCTGGCTCCAGGTAATATTTAATGCAACCGAATAAACACCagtattttttttgtaaatatacaAGCTCACATTCAACCATTTTGGCGCAGGAGCAGTGATTTCATTTGACTTCGGTCGTGGGCGTTTGGAAATACGTTCCACGTTGCATTGTTTAGCCGGTGTGATGTCAAAATTGCTGCATCCCTCATTACAACTAAACAAGTCACATTTCATTGCTTTAAAACATGCTAGGCCTACCATGACCAGGGAAGTTAACCAACTGCGTCTCGCCATGTATACGATTTTTATTGTGTCATGATTACAAGGTGTGAAGCATTTCCACAATTCTTTATCATTTAGCTGTCTCTGTAagtgcaatttaaaaaaatattcagtATTGGTATCATTGGCAAGTTCTCATCATAAAAAGATTAGCGCAAAATGCTATAAAATATACTACACtgtatgttattgttaaaaggtGACCGCCATACACTGATCTTAGCATGCTCTTTTTACGCCAACCTAACTTTAAAAAGTTTCTCAACTCGGACAAAACAGTATTTTCTACAGTTCTGTCACTTGAATATCCGATTTGTTTCAAGAGCGTCCAAGCCAGTCTAAACTTTAGTTGTCCAACTAGAATTTATCTACCTCTGCAACGCACGCTGTCCTCATGATTGTTGGTGTACAACCATTTTATGCTCATGCTTCATTGATCATCGATTGTTTGATGTCTATGCGATTGAAAGACGCACCGACAAATAAAAGATATATGtgataaaattattcaaaattcAAGGCAATCTCTAACACAGGAGACAGGATGATgttatacagtatttataCCTAAGAAAAGTCCCTTCGGTTTAATTTCActtcaaataaaacttaataTTTACGTCACGGGTACACGCTAATGAGAATATATTCTGCAGCCACCATAAATAGCATGTGCACCTCGCTTGGTTAGTTGTCCGAATAACAACATAACAACATTTTCAAGCCTTTTTATGTTCAGTGTTTCAAAGAATTATTGTGGCATGTCACTCATGTGTCTGAAAAAGTGTGGTTACCACAATCAAAGTAACGTCccctttgtgacgtcatatgtaCCAGCCAGACTCACAATCCAGGTACGTTTATTTGTGAGCTACAGGTTAACTTTTAgtctgaaaaagttttaaaaatttgttaataaaactatttttatttatcacACTGAGTTTTGAAGTGTTGTTTATTATTCTATTTCttctgttgtttattttagttttttttttgtgtcaacgaaaacattttctgGTTTGCTGACAGCATTCTACATTCAACACTTCGCACGTTTCAAGCCTGAGCCCGTGGTTAATATTGCACATATTGctgttttgtttgcattttttcttgTGTTCAAGTGTTCACTTAATATGGGTTTAGTTACCAATATGAGGGATTTTTTATCTAAGTGAACGTTATGTTCTTTAAtgcagggcttcccaaacttttttgctcgcgacccctttcaaacttctgaagttttccgcgacccttcacgtttaaatttattagcagtgcgaaatacACATTAGTCATTAATGACATTTATTtagatgcaaagactgaattcaagcaaccagtactcaaagcctacttactactttacactttacacaaacaaaaaagcacacacatttattcagtgtgattggtgcgactgctttctgctacaaagcaagtccagccgtggctcaatatctgttaatgctggtctcaaggcggtttcaatgttgattaggctggaacgatattttgttttgattttattttgtacttcatgtaaaattggtatacgctctgcgacccctgaagtgcgttacgcgaccccttgcggggtcgcgaccaccagtttgggaagccctgcttTAATGCATGACGCAATAATATAGGCTAATGAAAAAATTCTTAAAGTGTTTTTTCCCATGACATTCACTGATGCCATGCATGGTTTGAAAACACAATCACGTCCATGTAGGTTATTTTGAGATCCGTAGATATATAAGTTGTCAATTGTGGCAATCTATTATTTAATAGAAGTTCattaaacatatttcaagtaaaatttcGATTGAAGCCT
The Clavelina lepadiformis chromosome 4, kaClaLepa1.1, whole genome shotgun sequence DNA segment above includes these coding regions:
- the LOC143453251 gene encoding uncharacterized protein LOC143453251 is translated as MARRSWLTSLVMVGLACFKAMKCDLFSCNEGCSNFDITPAKQCNVERISKRPRPKSNEITAPAPKWLNVSLYIYKKNTGVYSVALNITWSQDGNEIGRNITGYYLTMRKLGSSSFQMKFTFDSGASAATAFFNYACFGMAENEEIIPGSIYTMRLMTMPLFYVQGEPLYVRRKIYIPECYHKDMSKTAYCAEPEERYDDYDNSGIEDYYDIENINPQKPYNKPESPTVIIIVAIVGLFFVIVVIILACAFVKKRYEKSNDVLGYKSVMLLVFQSEKNPLHFDICSCIASMLKAHGGLKVSFNLWNMSTMGDSIQWFDNNKNCENIVLVCTPPANKPCDDYTADAEKDPFMLGLTKFKNDCQRTSLQWARKCAFSYIYFGSRNENSIPDIIKQHRSKIIGYEMGQDFEKFFHQTTGKDPDIIPKTEIQYLFDALSNLNKASTISLSSSDGCSTTSTVTTPLLTSYEDGARYNSTVL
- the LOC143452320 gene encoding excitatory amino acid transporter 2-like, whose translation is MPRSKMESKAEKTTSKSRCHMNRILPCDCRRLRSEELLIILTVAGVLIGVLLGVFLRPTCPSDDVIILITFPGEILMRILKMLIIPTIITSVITGLSGVNLKRGGKMAGHATVYYLTTTTLAVIIGMVLVSIIHPGRSYFDLRSADDVEIAPSLDSFLDLLRNIFPDNIIGACTAMVQTRTRKIASPVNSTSYPVRHNSSFLENVTLVKTLEVVPNTNVLGLLVFSMSFAVTLSSIGRQGKPVKEFFYILNKIFMKMIRVVIWYSPIGIGSLIAGNVLRMETTFGFIETIGWYMGTVLIGLLIHCVIVLPAIFYIITRNNPFRIYKGVFQAWLTALGTASSAATLPVTMMCAERNLNIDKRVTRFVLPLGATMNMDGTALLEAVAAVTIAQMCQIDLNTGQLVTISVTATLASTGAAAIPGAGLMAVLLILSAAGIPSEGIAVLWSVDWILDRLRTSVNILGDCIGAAIVDHLYKSRTKKIQKHTEIVSLKGNSSHLSYSDDIEAVAAEQN